The Methanobacterium lacus genome includes a region encoding these proteins:
- a CDS encoding ion channel, whose amino-acid sequence MNEINKRPGIIWQSILVFLIVLDGILLFLTLISPNLKSTTIANLGIFDLAVSILLLFVFLWRMKQHQHEYPQFIKNNWKDILAFIPIYFISYYIFGLHDIGIIMKIIVVIKLAALYIFSKKVGKEFIKYQEKTRLVYALAFFLVVFFFCSYIFYLVEHGVNPEVSTFEDSIWFVLQTITTVGYGDIIPVTGIGRLMGVISMFSALVLTSIITSVATFSLIEKFRKGTEALTEKTGKYVETMDEKLDHLNHRLDELEKIDEISKNLEEMKSEIEALKQMIKDKK is encoded by the coding sequence ATGAATGAAATTAATAAACGGCCAGGTATTATTTGGCAGAGCATACTTGTTTTTCTAATAGTACTCGATGGAATCTTACTATTTCTGACCCTTATTTCTCCTAATCTCAAATCCACAACCATCGCAAATTTAGGAATATTTGATCTGGCTGTTTCAATCTTACTGCTATTTGTTTTCCTCTGGAGAATGAAACAACACCAACATGAATATCCTCAGTTCATTAAAAACAATTGGAAAGACATCCTTGCATTCATACCAATTTACTTCATAAGCTACTACATATTCGGACTCCATGATATAGGCATCATCATGAAGATCATTGTGGTTATCAAACTTGCAGCCCTCTACATATTTTCAAAAAAGGTTGGCAAAGAATTCATCAAGTACCAGGAAAAAACAAGGTTAGTATATGCCTTGGCATTCTTCCTGGTGGTGTTTTTCTTCTGTTCTTACATCTTCTACTTGGTTGAGCACGGGGTGAATCCCGAAGTATCAACCTTCGAAGATTCCATATGGTTCGTGCTTCAAACCATCACAACAGTTGGATACGGAGATATAATACCTGTCACAGGAATCGGCAGATTAATGGGTGTTATATCAATGTTTAGTGCACTGGTTTTAACCAGTATCATCACTTCAGTCGCTACATTTTCACTCATAGAAAAATTCAGAAAGGGAACAGAGGCCCTTACCGAAAAAACAGGGAAGTATGTTGAAACCATGGATGAAAAGTTGGACCACTTAAATCATCGGCTGGATGAATTAGAAAAGATAGATGAAATAAGTAAAAACCTTGAAGAGATGAAATCAGAAATTGAAGCATTAAAACAGATGATCAAAGACAAAAAATGA
- a CDS encoding TIGR00288 family NYN domain-containing protein, whose translation MRSFERLSSLKDYIPLKRSEAGGKNVGLLVDGPNMLRKEFSLNLDIVRDIIAEYGNMRVGKVLLNQYASDKLIEAIVNQGYTPIVVAGDTDVYMAVEAMELIYNPNIDIIALMTRDADFLPIINKAKENGKETLVIGAEPGFSAALQNSADSAIVLKSDNNHD comes from the coding sequence ATGCGAAGCTTTGAAAGATTAAGTTCCCTTAAGGACTATATTCCGCTTAAAAGAAGCGAGGCTGGAGGGAAAAATGTTGGTCTGTTAGTTGATGGTCCTAATATGCTAAGAAAGGAATTCAGCCTTAATCTTGATATTGTTAGGGATATTATAGCAGAATATGGAAACATGAGGGTTGGAAAAGTACTGTTAAACCAGTACGCATCTGATAAATTAATTGAGGCCATTGTAAACCAAGGCTACACCCCAATTGTAGTTGCAGGGGATACTGATGTTTATATGGCAGTTGAAGCCATGGAACTTATTTATAATCCTAATATTGATATTATCGCACTCATGACCAGGGATGCTGATTTTTTACCCATAATAAATAAGGCCAAAGAAAATGGAAAGGAAACCCTTGTTATCGGTGCAGAGCCAGGTTTCAGTGCAGCACTTCAAAATTCAGCAGACAGTGCAATCGTATTAAAATCAGATAACAATCACGACTAA
- a CDS encoding TIGR03576 family pyridoxal phosphate-dependent enzyme has protein sequence MLTNSIIDEVNRREAALRVIKSILQTKGRKGFYDLTGLAGGFPILSEDKALLETYAGPAVFDDAIQTVGKIHLGGDKVLALNRTSSGILASVLAIVKPGDEVAHYLPKSPAHPSIPRSAELVGASYIEFDKIEEFKVEDNTSLVFITGSTMDHEIITQEDFRRVIEICKAKNIPVAVDDASGARLRTIVYRQPRAIDMGADIAITSTDKLMDGPRGGLMSGKGEIMQLVKSKAHQFGLEAQAPLVAAMVRALENLSPEKILMAFSAKHELKEALNNQFSMVKETPTGIMLTPEAIEFELRQIETETDLESDDLAYLFAMILLRDHGIITIPAVGMPGASAAIRIDLAANDAERIGSKEIAEAFKKTFTKLQSVANNEEESKKILYS, from the coding sequence ATGCTTACAAATTCAATAATCGACGAAGTAAACAGACGAGAAGCAGCCCTCAGGGTCATTAAATCCATACTTCAAACCAAGGGAAGGAAAGGATTTTATGATCTTACAGGACTTGCAGGTGGATTCCCAATCCTATCCGAAGATAAAGCCCTTCTAGAAACCTATGCTGGGCCTGCAGTGTTTGATGATGCCATACAAACAGTGGGTAAAATTCATCTGGGTGGAGATAAGGTTCTGGCCTTAAACAGAACTAGTTCAGGAATACTTGCCTCTGTACTTGCCATTGTAAAACCTGGCGACGAAGTGGCACATTACCTTCCAAAGTCACCGGCACATCCATCTATACCTCGTAGTGCTGAACTTGTTGGTGCAAGTTACATTGAGTTTGATAAAATTGAAGAATTCAAGGTAGAGGACAACACATCCCTGGTTTTCATAACCGGATCAACCATGGATCACGAGATCATCACCCAAGAAGATTTCCGAAGGGTGATTGAAATTTGTAAGGCAAAAAACATTCCTGTGGCAGTTGATGATGCATCTGGAGCAAGACTCAGAACCATTGTATACAGACAGCCAAGAGCAATAGATATGGGTGCAGATATAGCCATAACCAGCACAGACAAACTTATGGACGGTCCTAGAGGAGGACTCATGTCTGGAAAGGGAGAGATTATGCAGCTGGTTAAATCTAAAGCCCATCAATTTGGATTAGAAGCACAAGCACCATTGGTGGCTGCAATGGTAAGGGCCCTGGAAAACTTAAGTCCCGAAAAAATATTAATGGCATTTTCAGCCAAACATGAACTGAAAGAAGCACTAAATAATCAGTTTTCCATGGTCAAAGAAACACCCACAGGAATAATGCTCACACCAGAAGCCATTGAATTTGAACTTAGACAAATAGAGACAGAAACAGATCTGGAATCCGATGATCTGGCGTATCTATTTGCCATGATACTCCTGAGGGATCATGGCATAATCACAATTCCAGCGGTTGGAATGCCGGGTGCATCTGCGGCGATCAGAATAGATCTAGCAGCAAATGATGCAGAACGAATTGGTTCAAAGGAAATTGCTGAAGCCTTCAAGAAAACATTTACTAAACTCCAATCTGTAGCAAACAACGAAGAAGAATCTAAAAAAATCCTCTACAGTTGA
- a CDS encoding biotin--[acetyl-CoA-carboxylase] ligase, which translates to MTKRKILKTLYEKKDEYVPLEQFVNETGKSPEIIENEFLNLEEEGYIINHSKLGYRLIKTPNLLLPYEIKRGLKTNFMGHDIHYFNEVDSTNEVAKYLAEEGAEDGTVVVAEIQNKGKGRRGKTWISPPGGIWMSVILRPEIPPHRASQLTLVTGVVVAKTIKEELNIDVGIKWPNDILIGKKKVCGILTEVNATLDKVNYLVVGIGIDMNVDVPMLPSDLQKGATSLKNELNTEINGALLVQRFLQNFENIYNDFKDGKFPEILDEWRAMSSTIGTSVEVRTRGKRVQGYAVGINKEGILIIEMEDGSLRKMISGECLHLNK; encoded by the coding sequence ATGACCAAAAGAAAAATATTAAAAACTCTTTATGAAAAGAAGGATGAGTACGTACCTCTGGAACAATTTGTGAATGAAACTGGAAAGAGTCCAGAGATAATTGAAAATGAGTTCCTAAATCTGGAAGAGGAAGGATACATTATAAATCATTCAAAACTGGGATACAGACTTATCAAAACTCCAAATCTTCTCCTACCCTATGAAATTAAACGGGGCTTGAAAACCAATTTTATGGGTCATGATATACACTACTTCAACGAAGTTGATTCCACCAACGAAGTTGCCAAGTACCTTGCAGAGGAAGGTGCCGAAGATGGTACAGTCGTAGTTGCTGAAATTCAGAACAAAGGAAAAGGCCGGCGTGGTAAAACTTGGATATCACCACCTGGAGGTATCTGGATGAGTGTCATACTCAGACCAGAAATTCCGCCACACAGAGCATCCCAGTTAACCCTTGTTACAGGTGTGGTTGTTGCAAAAACAATTAAGGAAGAATTGAACATCGACGTGGGAATAAAATGGCCAAACGACATATTGATCGGTAAAAAAAAGGTATGCGGTATTTTAACAGAAGTAAACGCCACACTGGATAAAGTGAACTACCTTGTGGTGGGTATTGGTATAGATATGAATGTGGATGTTCCCATGCTCCCATCAGATCTTCAGAAGGGTGCTACTTCCCTTAAAAATGAGTTAAACACCGAAATTAACGGTGCACTTCTGGTTCAAAGGTTCCTACAGAACTTTGAAAACATCTACAATGACTTTAAAGATGGTAAGTTTCCAGAGATCCTTGATGAATGGCGTGCAATGTCTTCAACAATAGGAACCAGTGTTGAAGTTAGAACAAGGGGAAAAAGAGTTCAAGGCTACGCTGTTGGTATTAATAAAGAAGGAATACTCATAATTGAAATGGAAGATGGTAGCCTAAGGAAGATGATATCTGGTGAATGTTTACACCTAAACAAATAA
- the rtcA gene encoding RNA 3'-terminal phosphate cyclase: MEIDGSRGEGGGAVLRIATGLSALTSKPVKIYNIRSKRPKPGLMPQHLNSVKAVAELSDANLSGLKIGSTELSFQPGKLKPGNYDIDIKTAGSISLILQAFMIPAAFTGGPVKITIKGGTDLRWSPSIDYLQNITLPILNTMGYKADTQVLRRGHYPKGGGILEVTIYPISSLKPVNIIESNFNAVKGISHAVNLPEHVAIRQARSAEVMIKNAGYDINVDIEHDDNSFGSGSGILLWTDGTIPLGGSSIGERGKKAEVVGLDAAKDLLEQISGNSALDSHMGDQIIPYLFIAGNSSITTSKLTQHTLTNIDVASQFINRDVQVDGKLGKPALITVK, encoded by the coding sequence ATGGAGATTGATGGATCCCGTGGAGAAGGTGGTGGAGCTGTTTTAAGGATAGCAACAGGTCTATCCGCATTAACATCTAAACCAGTTAAAATATACAACATACGCTCAAAAAGACCCAAACCTGGACTCATGCCTCAACATTTAAATTCTGTGAAGGCAGTTGCAGAACTATCAGATGCCAACCTTTCAGGACTTAAAATAGGGTCAACAGAACTATCATTTCAACCCGGAAAACTGAAACCCGGTAACTACGATATAGACATTAAAACAGCAGGAAGCATCAGTTTGATACTTCAAGCCTTCATGATACCTGCAGCATTTACAGGAGGACCTGTTAAAATTACCATAAAAGGTGGAACAGATTTAAGATGGTCTCCAAGCATAGATTACCTCCAAAATATAACTCTTCCCATCTTGAACACCATGGGCTACAAGGCAGACACCCAAGTCCTTAGAAGGGGCCACTACCCCAAGGGCGGAGGAATTTTAGAGGTTACAATTTATCCAATAAGTTCATTAAAACCGGTGAATATTATTGAATCAAATTTTAATGCTGTAAAAGGCATATCACATGCTGTTAATCTGCCAGAACATGTTGCAATTAGACAGGCCAGATCTGCAGAGGTCATGATAAAAAATGCAGGATACGATATAAACGTAGATATTGAACATGATGACAATTCATTTGGATCAGGATCTGGAATATTACTATGGACAGATGGAACCATCCCACTCGGTGGAAGTTCCATAGGTGAAAGGGGTAAAAAAGCAGAAGTAGTTGGACTTGACGCTGCAAAAGATTTACTGGAACAGATAAGTGGAAATTCGGCTTTAGACAGCCATATGGGAGATCAGATAATTCCATACCTTTTCATCGCTGGAAATTCTTCCATAACCACCTCTAAACTCACACAACACACATTAACAAATATAGATGTAGCGAGTCAGTTCATAAATAGAGATGTGCAGGTGGATGGGAAGTTAGGAAAACCTGCTCTTATAACAGTTAAATAA
- a CDS encoding acetyl-CoA carboxylase biotin carboxylase subunit — protein sequence MFKKVLIANRGEIAIRVMRACREMEIDSVAVYSDADKNSLFAKYADEAYNIGEPSPAKSYLDIDKIIDVAIKSGAEAIHPGYGFLAENSLLGEECEKHGIKLVGPSGRVIEEMGSKITSKKLMKRAGVPVVPGGSKAIDNVEEAAKMAEIVGYPVIIKASAGGGGIGMRTVFEEDELVRAIESTKSVAELNFGDSTVFVEKYIEEPRHIEFQILADEHGNTIHVADRECSIQRRHQKLIEESPSPIMTDELRAEMGEAAIKAAKSIGYTNAGTVEFIYSNGEFYFLEMNTRIQVEHPITEAVTGVDLVKEQLKIAAGRELCCEQNEISVRGHAIECRINAEDPLNDFAPNPGKIIGYRSPGGNGVRVDSGVYNNYTIPPYYDSMISKLIVWGRTRKEAIARMQRALSEYIILGVKTTIPFHKSMMVNQHFRDASLHTHFVDQYKNEIIENMEKVIAKDRDMEARLKSTFLPSRKVAAVSAAVSNYMSESIKKTEE from the coding sequence ATGTTTAAAAAGGTGTTAATAGCCAACCGTGGAGAAATTGCAATCAGAGTGATGAGGGCATGTCGTGAAATGGAGATAGATAGCGTTGCAGTTTATTCAGATGCAGATAAAAATTCTCTTTTTGCAAAGTATGCCGACGAAGCCTACAATATAGGCGAACCTTCGCCAGCTAAAAGCTACCTGGATATTGACAAGATAATTGATGTTGCAATTAAGTCAGGAGCAGAGGCAATCCATCCTGGTTACGGATTTCTTGCAGAAAATTCTCTACTGGGAGAAGAGTGTGAAAAACACGGCATAAAATTAGTGGGTCCCAGTGGAAGAGTTATTGAGGAAATGGGAAGTAAAATTACATCAAAAAAGCTTATGAAACGAGCAGGTGTACCTGTAGTTCCTGGTGGAAGCAAGGCCATTGATAATGTCGAAGAAGCTGCTAAAATGGCCGAAATTGTAGGTTATCCCGTTATTATAAAGGCTTCTGCAGGTGGTGGTGGAATAGGAATGAGAACCGTGTTTGAAGAGGATGAACTGGTTCGGGCCATTGAATCCACCAAATCCGTTGCAGAATTGAACTTTGGAGATTCCACAGTTTTTGTTGAGAAGTACATTGAGGAACCTAGACACATAGAATTCCAGATACTTGCAGATGAACATGGTAACACTATTCACGTTGCAGATAGGGAGTGTTCCATACAGCGCAGACATCAGAAACTCATCGAAGAATCCCCTTCACCGATCATGACCGATGAACTCAGGGCAGAAATGGGAGAAGCAGCAATTAAAGCGGCAAAATCAATTGGATACACTAATGCCGGAACAGTTGAATTTATTTACTCTAATGGAGAGTTCTATTTCCTTGAGATGAACACTAGAATACAGGTTGAGCATCCAATTACAGAAGCAGTGACTGGTGTTGATCTGGTCAAGGAACAGTTGAAAATTGCAGCTGGAAGGGAGTTATGCTGTGAACAAAATGAGATATCTGTACGGGGACATGCAATTGAATGTCGTATAAACGCTGAAGATCCGTTGAATGATTTTGCGCCTAACCCTGGTAAGATCATAGGTTACAGATCTCCTGGAGGAAACGGTGTGAGGGTGGATAGTGGTGTTTACAACAACTACACCATACCTCCATACTACGATTCAATGATATCTAAGTTGATTGTTTGGGGAAGAACACGTAAAGAGGCGATTGCAAGAATGCAACGAGCTCTTTCGGAGTACATTATTTTGGGGGTTAAGACTACCATTCCTTTCCATAAATCCATGATGGTTAACCAGCATTTCAGGGATGCCAGTTTACACACACACTTCGTTGATCAGTACAAAAATGAGATCATCGAGAACATGGAGAAGGTTATTGCAAAGGATAGAGATATGGAAGCTCGTCTTAAATCAACATTTTTACCTTCTAGAAAGGTAGCAGCAGTTTCAGCTGCAGTTTCAAATTATATGTCCGAATCAATAAAAAAGACCGAAGAATAA
- a CDS encoding PIG-L deacetylase family protein has translation MDKKAKLTFFLTLILLFSFAATSYSYNNQVNNYPKYPQINSSDRVLIFAPHPDDESLSSAGLIRYCVEHNVPVHVVVVTNGGKGKLGSVRHSETLDATAKLGLSSNNVTFLDYPQVVNRLFNENWDPNHAYFDGSHHNSFSYDQNSSYCGESLESNIETMIANYNPTIIIYPAVDDDNTDHWGTGSFVDYAVNDMDYQTKMYSYLVHDDETLWPFPRSYFPQSKLLPPSYLANQTNWLIFPLNNSLEQYKFDAVNCYQSQMQKDSVFLKSFIKSNELFAVAPIKNVTRQDTSNDYINSHGFPTTVFHDPVGDILNQPNNQIYSVLDSQSSYDIGDVGFEIDNNTLWISLKTTGGISKNGIYQFHLRGFGDYGISRVDFQVQNGKASYIMPSKNSVTPTLQLRSDASGIVVGIPAMLDDHTFMIDVESENSTHVFDRTGYFNIDVS, from the coding sequence ATGGATAAAAAAGCAAAACTAACCTTTTTCCTTACTTTAATTTTACTTTTCAGTTTTGCTGCTACTTCCTACAGCTACAACAATCAAGTTAACAATTATCCCAAATATCCTCAGATAAATAGTTCGGACAGAGTTCTGATCTTTGCCCCACACCCCGACGATGAATCTTTAAGTAGTGCAGGTTTGATTAGGTACTGTGTTGAACATAATGTGCCTGTTCATGTTGTTGTTGTAACCAATGGTGGGAAGGGAAAACTTGGCAGTGTAAGACATTCTGAAACTTTAGATGCAACTGCAAAACTTGGACTTTCAAGTAATAATGTTACATTTTTAGATTATCCACAGGTTGTTAACCGTTTATTTAATGAGAATTGGGATCCCAACCATGCCTACTTTGATGGTTCCCATCACAATTCATTCTCATATGATCAAAATTCCAGTTACTGTGGAGAATCATTGGAATCCAATATTGAAACCATGATTGCCAACTACAATCCAACGATAATAATTTATCCTGCAGTGGATGACGATAACACCGACCACTGGGGAACTGGTTCATTTGTGGATTATGCTGTTAACGATATGGATTATCAAACAAAAATGTACAGCTACTTGGTTCATGATGATGAGACACTGTGGCCATTTCCTAGATCATACTTTCCACAGAGTAAACTGCTCCCGCCATCCTACCTCGCAAACCAGACCAACTGGTTAATATTTCCTTTGAACAATTCTCTGGAACAATACAAGTTTGATGCAGTTAACTGTTACCAGAGCCAGATGCAAAAGGATTCTGTTTTCTTAAAATCATTCATCAAATCCAATGAACTCTTTGCTGTTGCCCCCATCAAGAACGTCACAAGACAAGATACAAGCAACGATTACATTAACTCCCATGGTTTTCCAACGACGGTGTTTCATGATCCTGTGGGTGACATTCTAAACCAGCCAAATAATCAAATCTACTCTGTACTGGACAGTCAAAGTAGCTATGATATTGGGGATGTTGGATTTGAAATTGACAACAACACACTATGGATATCTCTAAAAACAACGGGAGGAATTTCTAAAAATGGCATTTACCAGTTCCATTTAAGAGGATTTGGGGATTATGGAATATCAAGAGTAGATTTCCAAGTACAAAATGGAAAGGCCAGTTACATAATGCCATCAAAAAATAGTGTAACGCCCACATTACAATTACGGTCCGATGCATCTGGAATCGTGGTTGGAATACCTGCAATGCTTGATGATCACACTTTCATGATAGATGTTGAATCTGAAAATTCAACCCATGTATTCGATAGAACAGGCTACTTCAACATTGATGTGAGTTGA
- a CDS encoding METTL5 family protein, with the protein MFKKKRQLEIALQDISPHKNPRVELEQYSTPSVIAADLLWNAMAIGDIEGLKLADLGCGTGIFTIGAALLGANEVVGVDTDSEAVSIAETESSKRNLENTRFVVSEITDFTEEVDTVIQNPPFGAQKSNKTAADVIFLDKALEISPVVYSFHMKKTLDFLLKFVAERNATVSHKFEYKFPIPKIYDFHTRESVEVEVVVLRIEKNI; encoded by the coding sequence ATGTTTAAGAAAAAAAGACAGCTTGAAATAGCACTTCAAGATATTTCACCCCATAAAAATCCCCGCGTAGAACTGGAACAGTACTCCACTCCATCTGTCATAGCTGCCGATCTGCTCTGGAATGCCATGGCAATTGGGGACATTGAAGGATTGAAACTGGCAGATCTTGGATGTGGAACGGGCATATTCACAATAGGAGCAGCTTTACTCGGGGCAAACGAAGTTGTAGGTGTAGATACAGATTCTGAAGCGGTTTCTATTGCTGAAACAGAATCTTCAAAGAGAAATCTTGAAAACACCAGATTCGTTGTATCAGAGATCACAGACTTCACTGAAGAAGTAGATACCGTGATTCAAAACCCTCCCTTCGGAGCACAAAAATCTAATAAAACAGCCGCAGACGTCATATTTCTTGATAAGGCCCTTGAAATTTCCCCAGTTGTCTACTCATTTCACATGAAGAAAACCTTAGACTTCCTATTGAAATTCGTAGCGGAGAGAAATGCAACAGTATCACACAAATTTGAATACAAATTTCCCATACCTAAAATTTACGATTTCCACACCAGGGAATCTGTTGAAGTTGAAGTGGTCGTACTCAGGATCGAGAAAAATATCTAA